Proteins encoded within one genomic window of Pongo abelii isolate AG06213 chromosome 18, NHGRI_mPonAbe1-v2.0_pri, whole genome shotgun sequence:
- the LOC100446970 gene encoding uncharacterized protein LOC100446970 isoform X2 — protein MAETTMMPEEIELEMAKIQRLREVLVCRESELRFMGETTFQAPRCLAGMESYRQYWMMMTRPNQAQPCMVCSLPGGAPASSISEIHGGC, from the exons ATGGCGGAGACAACCATGATGCCAGAGGAGATTGAGCTGGAGATGGCAAAAATTCAGCGTCTCCGGGAAGTCTTGGTCTGCCGGGAGTCTGAGCTCAGGTTCAT GGGAGAGACCACCTTCCAGGCCCCCAGATGTCTTGCTGGAATGGAGTCCTACAGACAGTATTGGATGATGATGACGCGCCCCAACCAAGCTCAGCCTTGTATGGTGTGTAGCCTGCCCGGTGGTGCACCTGCCTCATCAATCTCAGAGATACACGGTGGATGCTAA